The following proteins are co-located in the candidate division WOR-3 bacterium genome:
- a CDS encoding efflux RND transporter periplasmic adaptor subunit has translation MNDKAFKIILSTVCLALLFAGSFGCSKKPKNNKNPFSTSVRTIEVNRGLFINRIRSSGKIEGQREVDLSFKSGGRVLSVSVEVGDLVRKNEVIATLEQTDFYANYVQAQAAFTQAQDNFTRSEELYNSGLVSQVQFQAAQTAFQSAQAGLMLAQSAVSGASIKAPFDGTITASEIDPQEMASPGMPYFGIADMDSVKLKLSVSSENVTRITEGASVTVQVDAYRDRIFYGQIDRVYPAADRQTGKFTVEVVCPNSENLLLPGMIGLAMIEIGRYEDAIIVPLKSVLMQEGETVVFRASGGKAVRTLITVEQVNDSFGIVLNGLNVSDTVIVAGQDYIEDGSLINCVMCPEYQAGDEK, from the coding sequence ATGAATGACAAAGCTTTCAAGATAATCTTGTCGACGGTTTGTCTCGCGTTGCTGTTTGCGGGAAGCTTCGGCTGTTCAAAAAAGCCTAAAAACAATAAAAATCCTTTCAGCACTTCAGTTAGGACAATAGAAGTGAACAGAGGACTTTTCATTAACAGGATCCGTTCGTCGGGAAAGATCGAAGGACAAAGAGAAGTCGACCTGTCTTTTAAATCAGGCGGCAGGGTATTGTCTGTCTCTGTCGAAGTTGGAGACCTTGTCAGAAAAAACGAAGTCATAGCGACCCTCGAACAGACAGATTTTTACGCCAATTACGTTCAGGCTCAGGCCGCTTTTACGCAGGCGCAGGACAATTTCACAAGATCGGAAGAACTCTACAATTCAGGTTTGGTGTCTCAAGTACAATTCCAGGCCGCACAAACTGCTTTTCAGAGCGCCCAGGCTGGTCTAATGCTGGCGCAATCCGCCGTGTCCGGAGCGTCAATAAAAGCTCCTTTCGACGGCACCATAACTGCGAGTGAAATAGATCCTCAGGAGATGGCGAGTCCCGGAATGCCGTATTTCGGCATTGCGGACATGGACTCGGTGAAATTAAAATTGAGCGTCAGCTCGGAAAATGTAACCAGAATAACTGAAGGTGCTTCTGTAACGGTTCAGGTTGACGCCTACAGAGACAGGATTTTCTACGGACAAATAGACAGGGTATATCCGGCCGCGGATCGTCAGACAGGCAAGTTCACCGTTGAAGTAGTCTGTCCGAATTCTGAAAATCTACTTCTTCCGGGAATGATAGGGCTGGCAATGATTGAAATCGGCAGATACGAAGACGCCATTATTGTACCTCTCAAATCAGTGCTCATGCAGGAAGGAGAGACGGTCGTTTTCCGGGCTTCGGGAGGAAAAGCCGTGAGAACGCTAATAACCGTCGAACAGGTAAACGATTCTTTCGGCATAGTTTTGAACGGTTTGAACGTCAGCGATACCGTGATCGTTGCGGGGCAGGATTACATAGAAGACGGTTCATTAATCAACTGTGTCATGTGCCCTGAATATCAGGCCGGAGACGAAAAATGA
- a CDS encoding class I SAM-dependent methyltransferase codes for MNFRDETFKRLIQDKEALKYELQNQPKSDFLSLFLNEMEIYKERRILDFLCGTGMYSVYLSQMNNRVIVTETSPEAIHITTLRAKQNDISLEFAEISQSFTINLPKNVFNGATMIDSINYFNDSEVTTIVQELNRLLIKNGYLFMNFLPEEPIPTKHKFDFKSDGTFILHDGPDKGKILFLRDSKKIETFFKEGFALVDIEETKSGMKKVLAKKI; via the coding sequence ATGAATTTCAGGGACGAGACTTTCAAGCGTTTGATTCAGGACAAAGAGGCTTTGAAATACGAGCTTCAGAATCAGCCCAAGAGCGATTTTCTGTCCCTTTTTCTCAACGAAATGGAAATTTACAAAGAACGCAGGATCCTCGATTTTCTCTGCGGAACTGGTATGTATTCGGTTTATCTTTCCCAGATGAACAACAGAGTCATAGTGACAGAAACTTCTCCGGAAGCCATACATATAACGACTTTGAGAGCCAAACAGAATGACATCTCGCTTGAATTTGCCGAAATATCCCAGTCATTCACAATAAACCTTCCTAAAAACGTCTTCAACGGGGCGACCATGATAGACTCGATAAACTATTTCAACGACAGCGAAGTGACGACGATTGTTCAGGAATTAAACCGACTGCTCATAAAAAACGGTTATTTGTTCATGAATTTTCTTCCCGAGGAACCTATACCCACGAAGCATAAATTCGACTTTAAAAGCGACGGCACTTTCATTCTGCACGACGGACCAGACAAAGGGAAGATCCTTTTTCTGCGCGACAGCAAGAAAATCGAGACTTTTTTCAAAGAAGGATTCGCTCTGGTTGATATCGAAGAGACGAAAAGCGGAATGAAAAAAGTCCTGGCAAAAAAGATCTGA
- a CDS encoding prepilin-type N-terminal cleavage/methylation domain-containing protein: protein MKKGFSYLEVLVVVVLFAIGVVALGAARVRTMEAELSVRIEKKAINDLEDFMEWIKSIDYDLITSGDSTFGTTRMTWTVNPDTAGLRAKSLSVIYSWRNRSGQTVYDTIQTYVAER from the coding sequence ATGAAAAAAGGCTTTTCCTATCTTGAAGTCCTCGTAGTTGTCGTTTTGTTCGCCATAGGGGTTGTGGCGCTCGGAGCGGCGAGAGTGAGGACGATGGAAGCGGAATTGAGCGTCAGGATCGAAAAAAAGGCCATCAATGACCTCGAAGATTTCATGGAATGGATAAAGAGTATAGATTACGACTTGATAACCAGCGGAGATTCCACTTTCGGTACGACAAGAATGACGTGGACGGTCAATCCCGACACGGCAGGTTTGAGGGCAAAAAGCCTGTCTGTTATTTATTCCTGGAGGAACAGATCGGGTCAGACAGTATACGACACGATACAAACTTACGTAGCTGAGAGGTGA
- a CDS encoding PQQ-binding-like beta-propeller repeat protein, translating to MKWKTLILLLFLPALSAANDEVLFRVAAEPAAMIFLDRSGSMSGTRITQALAVMKNLLDADGDGTVEDSDKDILGVDLATGFFYNTPTGTFNPGPYIYLPGEATGSLRADTFGTPYSTIWSHMNYTTNGGYTPNGPAIYYSSNYIHNYDTTHPDLDCRSYYLIFVTDGESNGFGTSASYSQITVSDEWRGSWSIVREAAISTRDRDIPVFLVGFGTGITQRGRNELNWAAYWSGTDNPDKYNYSDLQYNPPHTHVHNPWTWPQPIPSGWGSSNGWYNPRSAHGTGYHALPPSYHYCDGYAYIAQTADELANSLQNIFQSILENNFSFSPASVPVVRTMISDTAIVYATFRPQSGGFWDGQLRAVVFTGDTMLGSEIWTAGESLQQTPSSSRNIFFTNNLGAKTEFSFLNVLPSDVNVFSAWEKDLIVQRTREGYSSATPGWKIGDIFHSAPLMIGAPSPFYTGDPSYVHFRKNNAYRDQRKRVYVGTNTGVLHCFDASTGKEVWAWVPRFAMNRLKIWALDNQHTYILDGPVTAADLWSDVNGNGLKDADDWRTVLIVGQREGGPNYILLDITYVPTNPDSSEYPKFLAEISGTLVGGLYKRFADTWSQPTAGQFRVDTDPVGSDSAIQMWGYFIGGGYAPDTAGSFVPDTGDFFAFWALKENTAWAKGWENPNSNGIAASLAMTDMNINGFVDNVIAPDLAGNLLIMDTESDTNPGNWSIRTAFSATTGAPADADMACFFPVAVAQDFSGEYWYCWGSGNRDNPMDTTRYGYFFMLMSPPTAGLPADMSDMAALTGTASAPGDNGFYYRHTHPGEKVTSLPLIYSNNVYWTTFAPDTAEAGPCDIGAGYARMYVASLLEGRLVETIDLGHIGIPSSPQVTVGPDGPVVIVMTSSGPIIRTITGPGFKKKYVYWNEVY from the coding sequence ATGAAATGGAAAACGCTTATATTGCTGCTCTTCCTTCCCGCGTTGTCGGCCGCTAACGACGAAGTCCTTTTCAGGGTAGCGGCTGAACCTGCCGCAATGATATTCCTCGACAGATCGGGAAGCATGTCGGGCACGAGGATAACGCAGGCCCTCGCCGTCATGAAAAATCTTCTCGACGCCGACGGCGACGGCACCGTAGAGGATTCGGACAAGGACATTCTGGGAGTCGATCTGGCGACGGGTTTTTTCTACAACACGCCGACAGGAACTTTTAATCCCGGCCCTTACATTTATCTTCCCGGAGAAGCTACGGGAAGTCTCAGGGCGGACACTTTCGGCACTCCCTATTCGACAATATGGTCGCACATGAACTACACTACAAACGGCGGCTACACTCCCAATGGACCTGCTATTTATTACTCTTCCAACTACATACATAACTACGACACGACTCACCCCGATCTCGACTGCAGGAGTTATTATCTGATTTTCGTCACTGACGGAGAATCCAACGGTTTCGGAACGAGCGCTTCTTATTCACAGATAACCGTGTCTGACGAATGGCGCGGAAGCTGGAGTATAGTAAGGGAAGCCGCAATAAGCACAAGAGACAGAGACATACCTGTCTTTTTGGTAGGCTTCGGCACAGGCATAACACAGAGAGGAAGAAACGAACTCAACTGGGCGGCTTACTGGTCGGGAACTGACAATCCCGATAAATACAATTACTCGGACTTGCAGTACAATCCACCTCACACACACGTCCACAACCCGTGGACCTGGCCTCAGCCGATTCCCTCCGGATGGGGATCGTCCAACGGTTGGTACAATCCGAGATCCGCTCACGGTACCGGATACCACGCACTTCCCCCCTCTTATCATTACTGCGACGGTTACGCGTATATAGCGCAGACCGCCGACGAACTCGCGAATTCCCTTCAGAACATATTCCAATCCATTCTCGAGAACAATTTCTCGTTTTCACCCGCCAGTGTTCCTGTAGTCAGGACGATGATAAGCGACACGGCGATTGTCTACGCGACTTTCAGGCCTCAATCAGGAGGATTCTGGGACGGCCAGCTGAGAGCCGTCGTCTTCACTGGCGACACCATGCTGGGCTCGGAAATATGGACGGCCGGCGAATCGCTTCAGCAGACGCCTTCCTCATCGAGGAACATATTTTTTACAAACAATCTGGGAGCCAAGACCGAATTCAGTTTTCTTAACGTGCTTCCTTCGGATGTCAACGTGTTTTCGGCGTGGGAAAAAGATCTCATTGTTCAGAGAACGAGAGAAGGATACAGCTCTGCTACTCCCGGCTGGAAAATTGGCGACATTTTCCACAGCGCTCCCCTGATGATCGGAGCGCCGAGCCCGTTCTACACGGGAGACCCTTCGTATGTGCATTTCAGGAAAAACAACGCTTACAGGGATCAGAGAAAACGGGTTTATGTCGGAACTAACACGGGAGTTCTCCATTGTTTCGACGCCTCGACAGGAAAAGAAGTATGGGCGTGGGTGCCGAGATTTGCAATGAACAGGCTCAAAATATGGGCTCTCGACAATCAGCATACTTACATCCTCGACGGTCCGGTGACGGCGGCCGACCTCTGGTCGGACGTCAACGGAAACGGGTTAAAAGACGCCGACGACTGGCGGACTGTTTTGATTGTCGGACAGAGAGAAGGAGGACCGAATTATATACTTCTCGACATAACTTATGTTCCGACAAATCCGGATTCCTCCGAGTATCCTAAATTTCTCGCGGAGATATCCGGCACGCTCGTAGGAGGTTTGTACAAAAGATTCGCGGACACCTGGTCACAGCCTACAGCGGGGCAATTCAGAGTAGACACAGACCCCGTCGGAAGCGATTCGGCAATACAGATGTGGGGTTATTTCATAGGAGGCGGCTACGCGCCCGACACGGCAGGCTCTTTCGTTCCCGACACGGGAGATTTTTTCGCTTTCTGGGCTCTCAAAGAAAATACCGCATGGGCCAAAGGATGGGAAAATCCCAACAGCAACGGAATTGCCGCTTCGCTCGCTATGACGGACATGAACATAAACGGATTTGTAGACAATGTTATAGCTCCGGACCTTGCCGGAAACCTTCTCATAATGGACACAGAATCGGACACAAATCCCGGCAACTGGTCTATAAGGACAGCTTTCAGCGCTACTACCGGAGCGCCGGCAGACGCCGACATGGCGTGTTTTTTCCCCGTGGCCGTCGCGCAGGATTTCAGCGGAGAATACTGGTACTGCTGGGGCTCAGGGAACAGGGACAATCCCATGGATACGACCAGATACGGTTATTTTTTCATGCTTATGTCCCCTCCGACAGCGGGTTTACCGGCTGACATGAGCGACATGGCCGCTTTGACAGGGACCGCTTCTGCTCCGGGAGACAATGGATTTTACTACAGGCACACGCATCCCGGTGAAAAAGTGACCTCCCTCCCTCTCATTTACAGCAACAACGTCTATTGGACGACTTTCGCTCCGGACACAGCTGAAGCCGGGCCGTGCGACATCGGCGCCGGCTACGCGAGGATGTATGTCGCGTCGCTTCTGGAGGGTAGACTCGTCGAGACCATAGACCTCGGGCACATAGGAATTCCATCTTCTCCTCAGGTGACAGTGGGACCCGACGGTCCTGTCGTCATAGTAATGACGAGTTCCGGCCCGATAATAAGAACAATTACCGGCCCCGGCTTTAAGAAGAAATACGTCTATTGGAACGAAGTTTACTGA
- a CDS encoding efflux RND transporter permease subunit, translated as MKISQSAISANLTVFIIAIGAALFGVYAYFSIPVELVPDVNIPWISVTIPYPGAAPAEVENQIAKFVEEDSRGIDDLKHVYSYSSNSGAQIWYEFEIGVDNNEAKRDVEEIINRVKNEFPDDAMDPIIRDIKLSEIPVIFLTLKSENGSRTSYENLKKYADDISPIFEGISGVSRVDIFGGRERQFMVLLREDKLREFGLTVPLIIGAIKSSNMDLPAGNINLGEKEYTLRVLGAYRSREDIENTIITVTANGPVYLSDVATVLDTLEKTVSFSRFNGNPSVTLAIYKKTNGNTIGISKNIREELKEIQENLPSGVTFDITFDQADYINENLNQLKQNAVFGSILVILILVIGVGWRNAVLVMISLPLIICVSFAALYLMGYSLNNMSLFSLILLVGMIVDGAIIVVESTYRYLEYGYDKVGAARKGIDEVGGAVLAAALTTMAAFFPMFMIKGVTGEFMKLIPITVIIALSASILVDHLVIPAVASRFAVYHKKSAKRTDKWVNSKMMKAYRKTLDWALTHRTKTLLISVTAFVLSLILLPVVGFELWPSSGFDQFTVNVTVPNGTPISNLDEISKKIETLIADIPEVEKYTSNISENTAQIEVRLYEDSDKKDLEIREILLAKIDSVRHEIAEARIEMKGESMGPPSGAPIQVEIRGDDINVLMDLAFKVKQFLRQQEGTRNVKDDFGSGSPEVEVIIKRREAAYYGITPSNIVQSVAVSFNGTDATELNIEDDRIKVRVELEEADKTLDVLRSFPIPTGAGSSVPLEQVAEVNVTSGFSMINRVDGKRQVTVSSDVYGVTSIEVIKKLTPFIDSIQTPGYTINITGDKQQMEEDFSSLGIALIVGLALIYIIMVIQFQSLSDPFIIMFTVPFAITGVMIGLLLTRNHFGVMPFIGMIALVGIVVNDAIVFVTYTNKLRKDGVPLYQALRKAGPVRLRPILMTSVTTMGGMLPLALGIGMKYKFWGPMVWPIIFGLLFSTFLTLVVIPVVYTFIHRAGKMPADLEPVDITESD; from the coding sequence ATGAAAATTTCACAGAGCGCAATATCCGCTAATCTCACTGTTTTCATTATTGCCATAGGAGCGGCGCTTTTCGGAGTCTACGCTTATTTCAGCATTCCCGTCGAGCTTGTCCCCGACGTAAACATACCCTGGATTTCAGTGACGATTCCCTATCCGGGAGCCGCGCCCGCGGAGGTCGAGAATCAGATAGCGAAATTTGTCGAGGAGGACTCCAGGGGAATAGACGACCTGAAACACGTCTATTCATATTCTTCGAACAGCGGAGCTCAGATCTGGTATGAATTTGAAATTGGAGTTGACAACAACGAGGCGAAACGCGACGTAGAGGAAATAATAAACCGGGTCAAAAACGAATTTCCTGATGACGCAATGGACCCAATCATAAGGGACATAAAACTGAGTGAAATACCGGTTATTTTCCTCACTCTGAAAAGCGAAAACGGAAGCAGGACATCCTACGAAAACCTGAAAAAATACGCAGACGACATATCACCGATTTTCGAAGGCATCAGCGGCGTATCGAGAGTCGATATTTTCGGAGGCAGGGAAAGACAATTCATGGTCTTGCTGAGAGAGGACAAACTCAGAGAATTCGGACTGACCGTACCTCTTATTATCGGAGCCATAAAGAGCTCCAACATGGACTTGCCGGCCGGAAACATAAATCTCGGAGAAAAAGAATACACACTCAGGGTTTTGGGAGCTTACAGATCGAGGGAGGATATAGAGAACACTATTATAACTGTCACGGCGAACGGACCCGTCTATCTGTCGGATGTCGCGACGGTCCTCGACACTCTCGAAAAGACGGTTTCATTTTCGAGATTTAACGGCAACCCGTCCGTCACTTTGGCAATTTATAAAAAAACCAATGGAAACACGATTGGAATTTCAAAAAACATACGAGAGGAATTGAAGGAAATTCAGGAAAATCTACCCAGCGGAGTGACTTTCGACATCACTTTCGATCAGGCCGATTACATAAACGAGAACCTCAACCAGCTTAAGCAGAATGCCGTGTTCGGATCGATTCTTGTGATTTTAATACTCGTCATTGGAGTCGGATGGAGAAACGCCGTCCTCGTAATGATATCTCTTCCGCTGATAATCTGCGTGTCTTTCGCGGCTCTTTATCTTATGGGTTATTCTCTCAACAACATGTCTCTTTTTTCGCTCATTCTTCTCGTAGGGATGATAGTCGACGGAGCGATAATCGTCGTCGAGAGTACGTACAGATATCTTGAGTACGGATACGACAAGGTCGGCGCTGCGAGAAAGGGAATTGACGAAGTCGGAGGGGCTGTTCTGGCCGCGGCTCTGACTACGATGGCTGCTTTTTTTCCCATGTTCATGATTAAAGGTGTCACAGGCGAATTCATGAAACTTATTCCGATAACAGTAATAATAGCCCTTTCTGCTTCGATACTCGTAGACCATCTTGTAATTCCGGCCGTCGCTTCGAGATTCGCCGTATATCACAAAAAATCAGCCAAAAGAACTGATAAATGGGTAAATTCAAAGATGATGAAAGCATACAGGAAAACACTCGATTGGGCGCTGACTCACAGAACCAAGACCTTGCTCATCTCAGTGACTGCTTTTGTCCTTTCGCTGATCCTTTTGCCTGTTGTCGGGTTTGAGCTCTGGCCTTCGAGCGGCTTCGATCAGTTCACGGTCAATGTTACAGTGCCGAACGGAACGCCCATCAGCAACCTGGATGAAATTTCCAAGAAAATCGAGACCCTTATAGCCGATATTCCCGAAGTTGAAAAATACACGTCGAACATAAGCGAAAACACGGCTCAGATTGAAGTGCGTCTCTATGAAGACTCCGACAAAAAAGACTTGGAAATCAGAGAAATACTTCTTGCGAAAATCGACTCCGTCAGACACGAAATAGCCGAGGCGAGAATAGAAATGAAAGGCGAGAGCATGGGTCCTCCTTCGGGGGCACCCATACAGGTTGAGATCAGAGGCGACGACATAAACGTGTTGATGGATTTGGCTTTCAAAGTCAAACAGTTTTTGCGCCAGCAGGAAGGAACTCGTAACGTAAAAGACGATTTCGGATCGGGCTCCCCCGAAGTTGAGGTGATAATCAAAAGACGCGAAGCGGCTTACTACGGAATTACTCCTTCTAATATTGTTCAATCCGTAGCTGTATCCTTCAACGGAACAGACGCGACGGAATTAAACATTGAAGACGACAGGATAAAGGTTAGGGTCGAGCTTGAAGAAGCTGACAAGACCCTAGACGTTCTCAGGTCTTTTCCCATACCGACTGGAGCCGGATCTTCAGTCCCTCTCGAACAGGTCGCCGAAGTCAACGTCACTTCGGGTTTTTCGATGATAAACAGGGTTGACGGAAAAAGACAGGTAACTGTCAGTTCAGATGTTTACGGTGTCACGTCTATCGAAGTCATAAAAAAATTGACACCGTTCATAGACTCTATTCAGACGCCGGGATATACAATAAACATAACCGGCGACAAACAGCAGATGGAAGAAGATTTCAGCAGTCTCGGAATCGCTCTTATCGTCGGTCTTGCGCTTATTTATATAATAATGGTCATTCAATTTCAATCGCTTTCAGATCCTTTCATAATAATGTTCACCGTTCCGTTTGCCATAACGGGAGTGATGATAGGGCTTCTGCTGACCAGGAACCATTTCGGCGTGATGCCGTTTATCGGCATGATCGCTCTTGTAGGAATCGTTGTAAACGACGCTATAGTGTTTGTAACATACACAAATAAACTGAGGAAAGACGGGGTTCCCTTGTATCAGGCTCTCAGAAAAGCCGGCCCTGTCAGGCTCAGGCCTATTCTGATGACATCAGTAACGACGATGGGAGGCATGTTGCCCCTCGCGCTCGGAATAGGTATGAAATACAAATTTTGGGGTCCAATGGTCTGGCCGATAATATTCGGACTTCTTTTTTCGACCTTCCTGACTCTCGTAGTGATACCTGTTGTCTATACGTTCATTCACAGGGCGGGTAAAATGCCCGCAGACCTGGAACCCGTAGACATAACCGAAAGCGATTAA
- a CDS encoding TetR/AcrR family transcriptional regulator — translation MDKQTKIIKSALKVLSKKYFGEVTLEEIAREAGLAKGTLYLYFKDKEDLYLKCVLFIIDAMKNIIVEKYDEEDKFFITCDIILKASVGLFKKNPEFSGLAFILHNPGLLKNRQKFFDEIFLRKVEFFDFLKSLVEKGKKEGSVRKNLDTEETAFIFMSLYYDLIFRTMSPRIIKNKKTAGDKSIKTALDIFKNGVLERPCQR, via the coding sequence ATGGACAAACAGACAAAAATAATCAAATCAGCATTGAAAGTGCTTTCGAAGAAATACTTCGGAGAAGTGACCCTGGAAGAAATTGCCCGTGAGGCAGGATTGGCCAAGGGAACTTTATATCTCTATTTCAAGGACAAAGAGGATCTTTATCTTAAATGCGTTCTTTTCATTATTGACGCCATGAAAAATATTATTGTTGAAAAGTATGACGAAGAGGATAAATTCTTTATTACCTGCGATATAATATTGAAAGCATCCGTCGGTCTTTTCAAAAAAAATCCCGAGTTTTCGGGTCTGGCTTTCATACTTCACAATCCCGGTTTGCTCAAAAACAGACAAAAATTCTTCGACGAGATTTTTTTGAGAAAAGTTGAGTTCTTCGATTTTCTAAAAAGCCTTGTAGAAAAAGGCAAAAAAGAGGGTTCTGTCAGAAAAAACCTGGACACGGAAGAAACGGCTTTCATTTTCATGAGTTTGTATTACGATCTCATATTCAGAACCATGTCCCCGAGAATTATAAAGAATAAAAAAACAGCGGGTGATAAATCAATCAAAACCGCACTTGACATTTTCAAAAACGGAGTCCTCGAGAGACCCTGTCAGCGTTAA
- a CDS encoding TolC family protein produces the protein MFCAFFIFTLLIQTGTTLTLEEAVDIALESNISVRKAEEDIFSAKTGYRKSLSAFLPTLSFSSSYTRYPDEITQETYGGGEIVLRAKGTHQTGFSMSLPLFTGGSRLINVRMNNSLVRLAEYKNEMTKDQIVLGTLSAYLGLVQSSKALTISREALETALENLNLTNEMLRVGMVTNLDLARSEVQVAQEEGNLLTAQNNYENAVNSLCDILQIEKTEISVVEPEFLEVVLPEFDSCMIAALNSPSLALSEVSLSIARSGKALSVSSFMPTVSAFAGYSWSGNNFEFGEPNYYGGVQLSWTLFQGTARIHDYSGAASDVRSAELDYLDVHSQTASTVDQNYREVRQAFLQYEIALKTVVAAQEAYDLTDRMYKNGLATSLELYEAMNTLEKARLGEISAYYGIYLSYSKLLATMGVLNDFVQDGGLYE, from the coding sequence GTGTTTTGCGCCTTTTTTATATTTACACTGCTGATCCAGACTGGAACGACTTTGACCTTGGAAGAAGCCGTCGACATAGCCCTGGAAAGCAACATTAGCGTCAGAAAAGCCGAAGAAGATATTTTTTCAGCTAAAACCGGTTACAGAAAATCACTTTCCGCTTTTCTGCCCACACTGTCTTTTTCTTCGTCTTACACAAGGTATCCCGATGAAATAACGCAGGAAACATACGGAGGAGGAGAAATCGTCCTCAGAGCCAAAGGGACCCACCAGACGGGTTTTTCAATGTCTCTTCCTCTTTTTACAGGAGGTTCAAGGCTCATAAACGTCCGGATGAACAATTCCTTGGTACGATTGGCAGAATACAAAAATGAGATGACTAAAGACCAGATAGTCCTTGGGACGCTTTCAGCTTACCTCGGCCTGGTTCAATCTTCAAAAGCCCTGACAATCAGCAGAGAGGCTCTCGAGACGGCTCTCGAAAATCTCAATCTTACAAATGAAATGCTCAGAGTGGGAATGGTGACAAATCTCGATTTGGCGAGATCAGAAGTTCAGGTCGCACAGGAAGAGGGAAATCTTTTGACGGCACAGAACAATTACGAAAACGCCGTAAACTCTCTTTGCGACATTCTTCAGATAGAAAAAACTGAAATCTCCGTTGTCGAACCGGAGTTTCTGGAAGTTGTTTTGCCCGAGTTTGACAGCTGTATGATAGCCGCATTGAACTCCCCTTCTCTGGCTCTTTCCGAGGTTTCCCTTTCGATCGCGAGATCTGGCAAAGCTCTTTCCGTGTCTTCGTTCATGCCTACGGTTAGCGCTTTTGCCGGTTACAGCTGGTCGGGAAACAATTTTGAATTCGGCGAACCCAATTATTACGGCGGCGTTCAGTTGAGCTGGACGCTGTTTCAGGGAACAGCGAGAATACACGATTATTCGGGAGCGGCGTCTGACGTCAGATCCGCCGAACTCGACTACCTTGACGTGCATTCACAGACCGCAAGCACTGTCGATCAGAATTACAGAGAAGTAAGGCAGGCTTTTCTGCAATACGAGATTGCTCTGAAAACAGTAGTAGCCGCTCAGGAAGCATACGATCTAACAGACAGAATGTATAAAAACGGACTTGCCACTTCACTGGAGCTGTACGAAGCGATGAATACGCTTGAAAAGGCCAGGCTTGGTGAAATATCAGCTTATTACGGAATTTATTTATCTTACTCAAAACTGCTCGCCACCATGGGAGTGTTAAACGACTTTGTCCAAGACGGAGGTTTGTATGAATGA
- a CDS encoding GspH/FimT family pseudopilin, with the protein MKKYGYSIIELMVVVVLIGLIVSISIPLVRVLNDKVDRATRQIVGAVREARELAITRADTVLVRINSPSGKYELCKWQGGIAGSAHSLGTAGEIPSNVTLNTGYYGEIFFLPTGAVTYALGTSPRDSVMIASGTRKLSIKVIPATGIARIVKY; encoded by the coding sequence ATGAAAAAATACGGGTATTCGATTATTGAGCTAATGGTTGTGGTCGTTCTGATTGGCTTGATAGTCTCTATATCGATTCCTCTCGTCAGGGTTTTGAACGACAAAGTTGACAGAGCGACGAGACAGATTGTTGGAGCCGTAAGGGAAGCGAGAGAACTTGCTATAACCAGGGCAGACACAGTGTTAGTCAGAATAAACAGTCCCTCCGGTAAATACGAACTCTGCAAATGGCAGGGCGGTATAGCCGGTTCTGCCCATTCCTTGGGCACGGCTGGAGAAATCCCGAGCAATGTCACTCTCAATACCGGATATTACGGAGAAATATTTTTTCTGCCGACAGGAGCCGTAACATACGCTCTTGGAACGTCTCCGAGAGATTCAGTTATGATTGCGAGCGGAACAAGAAAACTCTCTATAAAAGTGATTCCTGCGACCGGAATCGCCAGAATAGTCAAATACTGA